The following are from one region of the Stigmatopora argus isolate UIUO_Sarg chromosome 9, RoL_Sarg_1.0, whole genome shotgun sequence genome:
- the ddx41 gene encoding putative ATP-dependent RNA helicase DDX41 produces the protein MIQKMLRLRGKGGDDEHRDSGEEQRDEDEGLGPRSNVSLLDQHQHLKEKAEARKESAKEKQLKEEEKILESVAEGRALMSVKEMAKGIIYDDPIKTSWKAPRYVLNMPETRNERVRKKFHILVDGDDIPPPIKSFREMKLPPAILKGLKKKGIVHPTPIQIQGIPTVLSGRDMIGIAFTGSGKTLVFTLPIIMFSLEQEKRLPFFKREGPYGLIICPSRELARQTHGIIEYYSKLLEEEGAPQMRTALCIGGMSVKEQMEVVKHGVHMMVATPGRLMDLLQKKMVSLDICRYLALDEADRMIDMGFEEDIRTIFSYFKGQRQTLLYSATMPKKIQNFAKSALVKPITINVGRAGAASLDVIQEVEYVKEEAKMVYLLECLQKTTPPVLLFAEKKADVDAIHEYLLLKGVEAVAIHGGKDQEERTKAIEAFKEGKKDVLVATDVASKGLDFPAIQHVVNYDMPEEIENYVHRIGRTGRSGQTGIATTFINKGCDESVLMDLKALLIEAKQKVPPVLQVLQSGDETMLDILGERGCTFCGGLGHRITDCPKLEAMQTKQVTNIGRKDYLAHSSMDF, from the exons ATG ATTCAGAAGATGTTGCGCTTGCGTGGTAAAGGAGGGGATGATGAACATCGGGACAGTGGGGAGGAACAACGGGATGAAGATGAAGGACTTGGTCCTCGTTCCAACGTCAGTCTCCTGGACCAGCATCAACATCTGAAGGAGAAAGCTGAAG CACGCAAAGAGTCAGCCAAGGAGAAGCAactcaaagaagaagaaaagatttTAGAAAGTGTTGCAGAGGGCAGAg CTTTGATGTCTGTGAAAGAAATGGCTAAGGGTATCATTTATGACGATCCAATCAAAACGAG CTGGAAGGCTCCACGCTATGTCCTCAATATGCCCGAGACCAGAAATGAGCGTGTCAGGAAGAAGTTTCACATCTTAGTTGACGGAGACGACATTCCTCCTCCAATCAAAAGCTTCAGGGAGATGAAGCTCCCACCAG CTATTCTGAAAGGTTTGAAGAAGAAAGGAATTGTACACCCAACACCAATTCAGATTCAAGGAATCCCCACAGT TCTCTCAGGTCGTGACATGATCGGCATCGCCTTTACCGGATCAGGCAAAACTTTGGTCTTTACATTGCCCATCATCATGTTTTCCCTAGAGCAGGAGAAGAGGTTGCCCTTTTTTAAAAGAGAAGGACCATATGGACTCATCATCTGTCCTTCA AGAGAGCTTGCCCGACAAACGCACGGCATCATTGAATATTACAGCAAACTACTGGAGGAAGAGGGAGCCCCTCAGATGCGAACAGCCCTCTGTATTGGAGGAATGTCAGTCAAGGAGCAAATGGAGGTTGTGAAACA TGGTGTCCACATGATGGTAGCCACTCCTGGGCGTCTCATGGACTTGCTGCAGAAGAAGATGGTGAGTCTGGACATCTGTCGCTACCTAGCCTTGGATGAGGCGGACAGGATGATTGACATGGGTTTTGAGGAGGACATCAGGacaattttctcttattttaag GGTCAAAGGCAGACCCTGCTTTATAGTGCCACCATGCCTAAGAAGATTCAGAATTTTGCCAAGAGTGCTTTAGTCAAACCAATCACCATAAATGTTGGCAGAGCAGGTGCTGCCAGCTTGGATGTCATCCAG GAAGTTGAATATGTCAAAGAGGAGGCAAAGATGGTATACCTGCTCGAGTGTCTCCAGAAAACAACACCTCCC GTCTTGTTATTTGCTGAAAAGAAGGCTGATGTCGATGCCATCCATGAGTATTTGCTGCTGAAGGGTGTGGAGGCGGTGGCCATCCATGGAGGAAAAG ATCAAGAGGAAAGAACAAAAgctattgaagcatttaaagaAGGAAAGAAGGATGTACTAGTTGCCACAGATGTGGCCTCCAAGGGTCTAGATTTCCCAGCCATCCAGCACGTAGTCAACTATGACATGCCCGAGGAGATTGAAAACTATG TCCATAGAATTGGAAGAACAGGGCGATCTGGGCAGACTGGTATCGCCACAACGTTCATCAATAAAGGCTGCG ATGAATCCGTGTTGATGGATCTGAAGGCCTTGCTTATAGAAGCAAAGCAAAAGGTTCCTCCAGTTCTGCAGGTGCTCCAGTCGGGAGACGAAACAATGCTTGATATTTTAG GCGAAAGAGGTTGCACATTTTGTGGCGGTCTTGGTCATCGTATTACCGACTGCCCAAAGTTGGAGGCAATGCAGACCAAGCAAGTCACCAATATTGGGAGGAAGGACTACCTGGCCCACAGCTCAATGgacttttaa